The Miscanthus floridulus cultivar M001 chromosome 6, ASM1932011v1, whole genome shotgun sequence genomic interval CCCCGCTGCCCCTTGGTGCCCCTGCCCCTCGACGCCCTTGCCCCGGCAGCCCGCCCCCAGCCCCCACACACCGACACCGCCGTTTTGGCGCCCGCCGCCTCCCGCCGGCTGAAGGTACTATAAATACCAGATTGCCTCATCTGAACAAAAGGTAGAACAATTAGCTAGTGATCAACTTAGATGGCAATGAAATCTAAATAAAAAATGGAATAAGGGATGAATGCTTAGACGCTAATTGTATTACCTCCTCTTGAAAGACACTGTGCCATTTGCTTAACAAAAAGAGAGTAGAAGACCACGGCAGATGAAATTATTAGTGTTACATGTTAATCATTTCTATTTGAAATTTAGAGCAAAATTACTTTTGATCATATTTAATGTAACTCACTGTGCTGCTATCTTTAATAGATTATGTGGCCGCCGCTCCCTGCCTTGCTGCCGCCGTCTGCCGTGCCCTCCTGCCGCCCCCACCTTGGACCTGTCGTGGTTTTGCAAGGTATaagatgtgtatgtggttgtcggccatcatgccgttggtttggtgtgtatgtggttgtcggccatcgtaccattggtttgttgtaggttttggttacctcgccgtgcaggggaggtgctaccaaaacTTACAATTGACACTAGTATGTTCGTTTGTTACAGGAGAGACTATTGCAAAGATCATTCCCCAccgtcctcgactcgtcactttgcaggacagcaaggtgaggcatcatacacccctctttccgtatgatGTTCGTATAccacgtaacctagctaggcatctcccattcgaaagagacatggttggaaatatgtagatctttgcatatctataaccgtatctgtttcaaattatccacgttttttggacagcccaaggatgtgtagatggggttagtttctatgctctactctgatccaagatagagtttcggcagcatctccATGTTATTCTCCGGATACATAATCTCCCTGCCAGGATATGTATTTGgggaacaacggggaggtgctgccaaaattctgtctaggataggagtagagcatgaaaactaaccccatctgcacatcctcgggtgggattcagacctatcttcacctattagaccgCCATGTAGGAACCTATAGATGCAATTGACTTTTATATTACTTgctgatatgttagaggatggataaccatgagtggatgtacatgggccgctctagtcagggttcgttcaccgatgaatggattgagaagaccgacgctttcttggaactagcatttgcaagggttaaaggagcgcgTGCCACTTGGTGCCCTGCTTCATTTGTGCAAACACACGTCgacaaacaaaggtggtcatgggtaaacatctttgcaagaatggatttacgatggactatacccggtggatctaccatggtgaattcGATCATGTGAGAGACGAGGTCATGAGACAAcacatcgaggattatgatgccgaTGCcgggggtaggagacatgttaaatgactatcatgaagcacactttgaTGAAGGatgtagggaggaggagccagaggcaaccgcaaaggcgtattactATATGTTGTCTGCGGTACAGCAACCCCTTCATGGGCATACCAAGGTTTCTTAACTagatgccattgcacgtctaatggttgtaaagtcccaatttagcttgagtcgagaagcCTTTGATGTTATGCTAATAGTTTTTGGTAGCCTGCTTCCGGATggtcacattctgccaaagagtaTGTATGAGgcatagaaactccttcgtgcacttaacatgccatatgagcagatacatgcttatccgaatggatgcatcttatttaagatggaggcagagcggcagaggatggaggcagaggggctgcagatgtttgaatatatgaggggtgtttacgctgcaattggtcaacctccgccaccgatggcagtccctcctcctcaacctgcttcaaatactatttcAGGCACTATGAGTCACTTCACAACCTTATAGTCACtgtttctagtttatgcagaatcaatcttacaaagatgacaatacactagaaactagaaataaactagaaactagaaataaattagaaactagaaactagaaactagaatgatttatagtttataaactagaaataaactagaaactagaatgatttatctcttctcctttgtgcagaatcaatcagcggcatcgaatgagcctcatgacaCAGCATGGTCATAGTGGACACCGTGGCCTCCTCAGTGACTACTtatgattttatttgcatttgcatttgtggattactTGTGACTACTCAGTGGACACCATTGCACTCAGtgaattttatttgcatttgcggttgtgaatgaacctacttgtgattttaaagtttatttgcatttatgtgttgtcgatatatctatatgaattgTCTGTGATGGTTATTGTGAACTATGTGTGATGCATGTAATATTTATTTGAGTGGGGTACGTTATACGTGACCAAACTATAAAAACTAAAAATATATgatcgctttgccgagtgttacactcggcaaagaggacttttgccaagtgccaaggtaaaaacactcggtaaagagaacACGTGGCCAAAATATGTACATTctggaccaatctttattgagtgtCCGGGATTTTACACTCGACAAAGcagccatgtttgccgagtgttcaggatttgacactcggtaaatcagccatgtttgccgagtgttagtgcctggacactcggcaaaccagggcctatttgccgagtgccagggctgGGGCACTCGTCAAACAtggttgctttgccgagtgtcaaatctcggacactcggcaaacgcgccGTGACCGTCTTCGCGCCGTCACATTACTTTTTTTTGCCGAACGTTggtttcagctctcggcaaagtatttgtcgagtgcccgataaacaACACCCGGCAAAGAGACGCTTGCTGTCACTGTAGAtgccgtgtgctgtttgccgagtgttacactcggtaaattctttgccgagcatTTTTTGAGCTAGCACACGGCAAATCTACtattcaggtagtgtatggtacCAACTTCTTCTCTGGGGTACTTCGCGCTGTGGAGGACCTTATGTCGTGTTCATTTTGGGATTGTTTGGTGGACATTGATGAACTTGCTTGGGCTAGTATGCATCATCCTCATGCGTTGGTGTGAGATTGCTCATCTAAGGGATTGATATTTCAGTTAGACACACAAATGGAaaattgaaaaataaataaacattggAATTTGAGACCTCATGAATCATGCCATGGCAAACAAATCTTGAACAAGcaagatacatatatatatctctcCATCCTTTTGGTTAGCTTATAAAGGTGGAGATCCATTCCTTCTAATAAAGATTTACATGTCTCACTTGAAGGATCTAGTAGAAACTTGTAGAAAATCGACcgaaacaaacaaaacaaaaaattatTTTGACGATCCCTAAAACTCAGAAGCAAATCTAAGTCACCAACTAAACGAAAATTAACACGATCAATGCAAGTTTAGCCACGGACGACGACATTGCCATATCAAACGAGAATAGCTGCTCCGCCGATTAGCAGGCACGCCAGGAAGCCACCCCTGAAGGCTACGGCGGACGACGGCGATGGCGGTGGCGAAGACGTCCCGTTCGTGCCAGGCGCAGGCGCGGGCGCCGGCACCGGCGACTGTGACGGCGACGCCGCGTTCTTGCCCGGAacaggacgcggcggcggcggcgacgaggacTTGGGACAGCGGCGGTGCGAGCAACGCGCGCGGAGCAGGTGAGGCACCgagtggcggcggcgacgacgtggACTTGGGCAGTGGCGCTGGCGACGACGAcggcttcggcggcggcggcgaggaggacgtgccgtcgtcgctgccgccgtcgcggacggcgaggacgacgacgatgaggcgCTCGCCGGCCTTGCAGCGCGCCGCATCGGGGCTGATGAAGAAGTATGGCCTGGAGGCGTGGAACACGAAGCTGGAGTCGCCGTCGTCGAGGCGGAGCGCGGGCTCCGTGGCGTTGCAGGCGTCGTAGTGGCCCTGGCTCACCACCAGCACGGCGTCCGCGCCCTTGTTGTACCTGAACACTGCAGGCGACGGCACGGCAGGCGCGGCACCATGTCAGTCGCGTCGCGATCTATCTATCTGCATGCAGGCATGCAGCAATGCGTGTAGACTGCATACAGCAGAGTAGAGAGAGACACGGAAGAGAACTCACCGAGGGTGTCGTTGATATGCATGGCAACCGGTACAAATTACCTGCGTGCCTGTGGGTAAAAACATGTTAGGGTGAGAATATGGGTATCATTTTGTACCACGGGCATAGGTGCGGATTTGATTTTGTGTCCGCGGGTAAAAAATTTTGCGGGTATAAAATACTTTACCCGTATCCGCAAACCCACGAACCtgcctgacatgtgggcctgctgATGTGAACTGTTATTTGTGAACGTGCTGTTGTGCATTGGATCTGTGATCTGTATAGGTTTGTGATCGTGAACTATGAATTTGTGATCTGACTGGCGGGCACGGGTGTGCCCGCGGGTTCAATTTCGTGCCCGTGACGGGTCGCGGACGAGGGTGCGGGCACAGGGTTTGCCTCGCCGGTGCGGGTTTGTAAACCCTCTACGCACGGATAATGTGCTCGTTGCCATCCATAGTCGTTGACCTAGAATCGGTTGCGCTCCACCCAGGCGTTGAACGGCTCGGCGGGGTTGGGCGCCCACCCAGCGCGGCCACCGACGTAGAAGCCGTGGCCGGTGGCGCAGGTCGCCGCCATGAGCACGGAGAGCAGGGCCAGAGCCGCTACTCCGGCAATCCGCCGTGCCATCCTTCTACTACTTGTACGTGCCAACAAGGTTCTTCTCTGTCCCCGGTACGCACGGGCGGAGCCACGTTGTGGCCATCCTGGGCTCCCTCCTTACCGTTGGTAATTTTTCAAAGGATAGCTATGACTCTGTGAGACTGCATGCATATTACTTGCTGCACAGTCGTATGGCTGCATGCATATTTTAAAGGAGTAGTTATTTTCTTACACTTCATTCTATAGCTGATCAACAGCCAACATGACAGCGTGAAAAAGTTACCTAGCTTCTGACGCCAATGTCTTAGCCAAAGAAACAGAGAGAAATTTTAGACAGATCTAATATGGAGCTTGATCCGGCCCCCTCTTCCTTTCAgctctggctccgccactgccggTACGTACCAAGAACACGAACCCTATCGATCGCTCTGGCTCGTACTATATAGTGACAAAAAACGGTGCCAATAGCTAGATATCTATCGCCTAGCTAGCTAGCGTGTTGCTATACATAGTAGAGATgaacccggccggccggccggccggccggcgtccAAATGAATCTGGGGCTGCtgtggtgttttttttttctcgaaaacgtAAAAGATTTACGTATCATTGTGTTAAAGAGAAAAGTTTAAAGAAACATACAACGCGCTTCTATCGATCGTCGAAGAAGGTCGACCTAACACAGCCAAAGCTATACTATCCTAGCAAAAGACCTCATGTTTCGAGATATTAGGTAAAAGAAACAACCAATATCGGCTGCTGTGGTGTTGCCGCCGGTGTGGTGTGTTTGTGAGACTCCGTGGAGGAGGTGAGGGGTGTATTTATACACGAGAGCCGGGTGATGCTACCGTTGGGGTGCATTAGTgaggcagtagcagcagcagcaattaGCTAGCTGTGACAGCAGCCGTTACTGATGGTGAGCTTTAACCAGCGCCTCAAGGAGTTACTCTCCACCATTTCCTTGACCTCCATGGCCAAGCAACCGGCTGGCATAGCTTGGCAAGGCATGACTGAGCTCGTAACGGCGCTCTGGGTTGCTTACTACATGCCGTCTAAAGCCAGCCATAGCAAACGGCAAGATATGCATCAGCTCGTTAATTTAATAATTAATATACAACAACAACGGCAGGGTATCATCACTTTCACCGCAGGCCATTATGGGCCGGAGTTCATGGCGCGCTGGGCCAGGCCGGGCTGGGCTCACCAAGTCTGATGGGCCGTCATGGCCTTTGAACCCCAGTAATAAAATGGCTCCCCTAGTCTGATGGGCTCGCCGCGGATTGACTAACCTCTTGATTTTCACGGCGGGCCTGGCCCGTTTCTGTTTATTTCTTTCgctggttttcttcttctttttgctgCCTGCCTGCGCTGTCGTGCCGTGCAGCCGTGCTTGTAGTAGCAGTGTGCAAGCCTGCAGCAAGGTCCTTCTACGTACAAGTGCAATCAAAACCTAGCTAGCTGTTTTTTTCCTTCCCCGATAATATAAATAAATTTGTTTCTGCATGAATGCGTACTCCGTATGCATTCTTTGTGTCAGCAGGCGGGCAGGGAGACGATGGTTTGGAATCCCCAATTCGACATTTCGACATTCTCCCTCTCCCATGCTCCTCAATtttcttgctcatctcatctgaATAAGAAAACAGTTCGACcaatttgttgttgttgttgtcctaGCTTTACAGCTGCGCAGGACCAGAGCAAATTCCCTGGTGCTGTGCTGCTGACTGACGATACACTGCGCTGTTGCGACGACAAGCTCGGGCAGTCGTCGCTCATCAAGGCTTAACTGTTGGCGCTCAGAAAGCCAACTCAATGCAGGCGCATGCATTCATGGCCTCCTGCTGGATCCACTGCTACCGCACTTAGCTCCTGTTTAGTTTCCTCCCAAAACcctaaattttttaagattccctgtcacatcgaatacgaaaacgcatgcatgaagcattaaatataaataaaaaataaaagtaattacacagtttagacgaaatccatgagacgaatcttttaagcctaattagactatgattggacactaattgccaaataacaacgaaaacgctacggtgctcattttgccaaaattttcggaTCTAAACTGGGCCTTACTACTAGGGCTTACTACTGTAATCGAGGGTTGCAAACACCAAGAAAGCAACCTGCAAGCCTCGCAGCGAaggtaaaggtttttttttctgaatTACAGGACACCGACCTTCGCTGTAGACGGGaatgtcgcctaccactgaaagcacaacgccgttaaatcctaaaataaattcTGAAAAATTCGAACACCCATGCCAAGTCAAGTACTATCTGGATGGTAGATTTCACCGCAAGGAACCTAACAAACTGAGCTAGCACCGAGGGTTTTTATCTTCGTGAGCTATCTATGGAGTATTTGCAGCTAAGCTAACTTGCCTTGTTTGCttcgctgataagccatggctgaaaataccattggctgatttattgtgagagaaaaatactattcgtcgAATGAAAAAGTAATGCTTGTAATCAAGCAGGATGGATGTGCAGTTGTGCACAAGAGAAGGGAGCGGGGAGGCTGGGGCAGCACCAGCAAAGCAGCTTGCACCGTTGCACGCAAGAAGAGCGATGTATGGGTGGGTGGTAGGTGGAGAGGTAAATGAATGAATGAACAATGGACGGAGGAGCAGTAGTTACTACATGGTGTGACTTGTGCGGTTGtgccggaggaggacgaggactgaAGGTGGATGGTGGATCTCGCTGCACTGACGCCGCGCGGCCAAGTTGCATTGGCTACGGCTACCCTCTTTGCAGCTAGCATCGTGCAGTGCTGcggaacacccccccccccccccccccccctctctcgcCCTCTCTATCTCGCTCACACTGCATGCACCCAAGCAATAGGGAAAGGACGACGATGCCATTGCCAGCCTGTTCGACAGCTCGTATTTGGCTACTTATccgtcaacgaacagtatttttttctcataacaaattagccagcagtactttcagtcatagcttataagccaatccagccgAAACAAACTGTCAAGCAGCAAGGGGCGACAACACCTCCGTCGCCAGCTACCGCCTGTCTGAAAATCCCAACCCCTTTTAATCCTGGCATGCTTGCATTGGGTGAGCTGGTGACTATTACTGGCTAGTATTTGGGTGCTGAATGCCTTTTTGTGCAATGCAATTGTGCTGTGCTGTGCTTGTGCATGCATGGGGCATATCATACATGCAGTAATAGGTTGGGCCGGGGATGGAGGTAATGGCGCGCGGAGCAAAGGACCGTGCTGCCGTGCAGGGCGGACACGGAAGCATGCATGTGACGGTCACATGACAAATTCGTGGTCGAGGCCTCGTCTCGAGGGATCCTTGATCTCGATCGGATACCGCGTGCCACTTCAATTCGCTTCTTCTCTCCTCTCAACTGTAACGCCAGGGCCAGGCTGTGCCTTCAGTTTGTCAGATTAGTCACCGGTGAGattttaggccatgtttagtttctcccaattccagaatttgacactatgtaaaaagaagatttcccatcatatcaaacttgtggtacatgtatggagtactaaatgttgacgaaatttaaaactaattgcacagtttggttgtactttgcgagacgaacgttttgagcctaattagtcaacgattggacaattattaccaaataaaaacaaaatgataCTGTAGCTACAGTATCGCCTGAAATTTAGCGGCGCCGATTCGGTGCGTGAACTAAACCACTACAGGAaaacgcctctttgccgactgcttgccccggtcggcaaaggctttgccgaccgcaaagccacgtggcagtcggcaaagagcagtcggcaaagcctgggtcggcaaaggcggatttgccgactgccacgtggcacacagtcggcaaatcctttgccaactgccacgccagcagtcggcatagccacgtggcgccgtcagcactgacggcaggctttgccgactgctgtttcctcggcagtcggcaacgattttttttttcagaaattgtttgccgactggccgccagctcggcagtcgacaaagaaagaaaatttttttttttgaaatgttctttgccgactgctttcggagttgcagtcggcaaaggtttgacctctttgccgactgcctcccattgcagtcggcaaagactctgtcctggggtttttttgcccagctttgccgactgtaaacagtcggcaaagctggaattttttttttttttgcttttgttttctgttttctcgcatcaaaaccctgcaaaatcacaaattataatccaatttcaccagaagcaccggtagcaccatttatatcacaatttcatcacatttgtcgccaacatcaccacatatatcacaataacgcacaacatcacatatatctcacatatatgtcacaataacaaccacacaagtgcattacaaccatcacatgaagtccaacacgtcgaacaccacaagtcgacgtccatcacacgaagttcaacataacaagtctaggtccataacgaagaaaagaaatacatgacaacaacttcgacgatacggtggatacatgataacagaatcgacaagtacctagctcgtcgcgccgtccccggtctcgtcgtccgctccacccccagagcccccagggtttgcccacggaaacccccttggaccaaattgaggcgcctgcgcgtactgccaccctccgcgcaccggcggccacgagtacgtcggaggagggccacgcggaggtggatacggtggatagggtgcaggtggtggatacgacatcatctgatggccgggacctccaggagacgggttcgaacccgtcgactgtacctgcacaagttaaacgccaagtgatgtcattagtatctacagcatggacgcacaagttaaagcaagagtcaatatactcaccggggtccctccaggagcgacaagagcaggcacaggaaaaaactctgaaggaggaggcggtggagcgaacattggaagaggaggcggtgtagacgccccgggcgtctgcatggactggaagaagctggccatgttctgcatctgagtgttgtagtgctgctgcaggctttgctggtaagccatctgttgcgccatcatctgcgcgtgcaacgtggcgatcctctcctccatcttggcctccatctgggcctgcaatattacatccgcagtgttgattgtatgtacaggtgcgaaacgagtgaacgacgaacgaaacggcacttacctgtgacgctgactgccgccggggcgctacggggatgtcgctggagctcgtgggcgtggatcgaacctgggtcagcgtaggaacctgagacgggtcgagggcgctgtgggccatgtagtagcggccgtgctgcttccctggtcccaacctctgcaggaggtctgtgtccaggggctcggcggtggggtcgaacgtctccccgtagcgctggcgagccgcgacggtgtactcggtggccttctcgtaggcggtggggttggtgtacgcatcgggcccgtcctccgggttgtagacgttgttcggatccgtcgccttgcccttgtgagagaggaggtacgcggtgtactcgttgatttcctgcccaccgtgcgtctgcgtctgcattgaaaacacaaacatggttacaagtaTTGACAATTGAGCGCAAGGATTAAGACATGAACGGACGCATACCCATCTTGTCGCGAACTGGGGGAGGGGCTGATTCCCTTGGTGGTGTGACACCCCTCGCATCTGCGCGCGGCGGCCCTGACGGTCGGCGCGCCTCGCGTACGCCTCATCCGTGCGCCACATGCGCACAATCTCCGTCCAGCATTCCCTGTGGTTGTCGCACCACGACGGACACACCTGcatgacatcaagtatttgacatgcgAGAAGATTAGTGTAATGTTTCACTGAAGGAATCTGAACGAATGTTGTCATACTTAATTACCTGCTCGTATTGCGCTTGGGTGAGGTCGGCCTCCCTCGAGTTCATTCTCTGGCGGATTTGGGGCTTCTTGATGTTCTCTCCAAGCACGTTGGCGTGGAAGTCGCGGATGGCCTGTATGCGCGCCTCATGGTACAGGTCCTTGAGACGATCTTTGCAGACCGCCTCCTGCACTCGCGCCGCCTGGGCTGCTTTACCCTCCTCgcacgtgaagaagtcctgcacacagacacATCATGTAGCATTTCCTTTTTGCAAGAAGTCCGACGAATGCGTACTATTTAGCAATGCGGTGCGATGAAAGACTCACCCAAAACTCCCTCTTTATCTTTGCCGCGATGGTCTCGCCACCCTCCTCGACGAGGTAGAAGTGGGACCACTTGGTGGGCACCTTCATCTCGCCGTTGACGTTGACAAGGCCAGGGTAGTACTCCTTAATCAGGAGGCCCTGGATGCCATTGATATGGCGTGCTTGACCTGCTCCACTCACAATCTTCCAGGAACTGCACGAGTCATTAAGAACAATTATTAGTCTTCAGTTCGATTTTTGacatgtcatatgaacaagtagtgaAATCAATAATGGTTACTTACGTCTGGCCCACGGGTGTGATCACCGGGCGCTGGTGGAATTGCGGCCGCACCCTAGGAAGCTGCGTGGGCCCGCGCGAGTACACCTTGGCCACGCCTGACGAAGTCGAAGCCGTCTCGCCTGGTGTAGgcgcgtcgtcgccgtcgtcgtcgtcatcgtcgtcgtcgtcgtcgtcgtcgccgccgcgctcgtcGTCACGCGACGTCGTCCCCCCTTGCGAGGACGAGAACGGCAGCCTCCTGGTCGCCTGGCGACGTCCGCTGGGGGGCTGGGACCCCCTACTAGACGACCCGCACAccaacacctcctcctcctcctcctcgtcgtcggtgGTCTCCTGCGGGGGGACCTGGTACGCCGAGCGTACTGCTCGAtgcggccgctgccgccgtccgcctggcattttgtcgagtgcctgcaatgaCAAAGAACAAAACTGTTAGCATAAATAAATGACAAGTACTTGTAAAggaacataataataacaatatagtattacatggccTCGTAATTATCTCCGTGAACGGCAATATCTCGGGCGTGGAGTCGTCATCTCTATCACTATCGTCGTCATcgctatcaatattgtcgagctcCCTTAAGTCATcactgtcatcatcatcctcattgtctccatagtcatcatcatgtacctcctCCTGGACAACTCCATCGCGCTGCATCTGCCATCGCTCAAGCATTCTTAAGTCCCTGGCATCCTGCACCTCCtcaccctcgtcctcatcgatttcgttgtctacttccatgcccatgagcgaaccaatgtcgATCTCCAAGGTACCTTCTAGCCCCTCAGGTTGATAGAACTCATCGGtgcttgggtcaaagttgtaatcgtcGTCGTTTGGGAGAGGCGCTTTGCCACGCGGCGACACCAAATGCACAAGGCTCCACCCCGCAAGCTTCtcgtctttttggcacgcccatgggaggtaataaacttgcgtggcgtctcggttggccacaatgtagacatcgtctcctttatAGCTGgagtcctgtcgaatctcgacttgacCTATCGTAAGGTCTTTCCTCGTGATatcaggatcgaaccaatggcatttgaataccacCGGCGCTAAAGTCCCGGCACCCTTAAAGTTGAGCTCGTATATCTCTtcgactatgccgtagtagtccTTCCCATCcgtgccgggcgtacgaactccgcAGCACATGGTTTTTAGGTTGGGTCAACTCTCCTCGTAGCTTCTCGtgcgaaagcgatagccattcacatcataaacggtgaatgacttcaccctacgggagaagccacggcccacctgtttCAATTCATCGCTCATTTCTGCATCCGTTCGGGCCTGCAAGGGTAGGAGATCGTTACATAACTCGCTCCGAGGAGCAAAGTGGAATCACAAAGTCAGAAAGAGGTTAGTTGGTTGGTACCTTTGTACAGAACCAGGagatgaaatcgggcacaccgtGTCTAAGAAGATTGTCTTCTTCTTGCTCGGTAGGAGCCCTATTGCCTCTCCAGTATTGACTAATAAATTCCCTGAAAGAAGGAAGAAACTAGAGGGTCAGACCAtgatagatggaggatagtgacggcgtaggtaacaagctcattgagaacttacttctGATAAGGaatcacttcatcaaggttgatCAACAATGTGAACATGATAGTCTGCCACTCCTGATGGTTCAACTGCTTGTTGGTACCTGCGCTTCCACTCCCGAGatccccttggaaaaggctgagtatCGATGAGTTCTCGTCAACGTTGTAACGAGGGGTTGGATTGTGCATGCTGGGAAGCTTCTCAGTATAGTACGCCTGTGTGAaggtcgacacctcctctagaacggAGGCCTCTCCCACGGAAGCCTCAatcttggctttatttctacaatttttccgaagaagctttagacacctctcgattggatagcaccaacgggcctgcacgggaccCCCCAACCGTGCCTCGCGCGGTAGGTGCAAGATCAGATGCTGCATGGACagaaagaagccgggtggaaatatcATCTCCAACTTGTAGAGCAACAGAGGTGCAGCCTTCTCCAGTTCAACACAAACATCTCGAgacaactccttggcacaaagctggcggaagaagaagctcaactctgccaggacgcgccacacatgctctgggaggtatccccgggtcatcgcaggaaggatccgctcaatccatatgtgaaagtcatggctctt includes:
- the LOC136457426 gene encoding extensin-like, producing the protein MEAKMEERIATLHAQMMAQQMAYQQSLQQHYNTQMQNMASFFQSMQTPGASTPPPLPMFAPPPPPSEFFPVPALVAPGGTPVQSTGSNPSPGGPGHQMMSYPPPAPYPPYPPPRGPPPTYSWPPVRGGWQYAQAPQFGPRGFPWANPGGSGGGADDETGDGATS